The genomic window TCGTAATTGGTAAATGCTGCCAAGTTTCGAGTGGTGGTAATCTGAGGTGATTTCAGGGTGATCGAAAGGCCTTAGGAGTATTTTAGGAATAGGTGACTGAAGGTGTTTCCAGCGATGGAAAGCATATTCAGAAAGATGCTGATCATGATACAGCTGTCCCGCATTGAACATTGCCGGCAGAAATACAGTGCCGTAGAGGATCCTGTACCGGTCTGTTTCCTTGATACCGGAACGCTGTAACCATTCTTTCCACAGGCATAGATCATGATCTCTGAGGATGTCACCGAAGGTTTGTTTCAGGATCTGATTGGAGATCTTTACGGCCTGAGGAATACGATATTTAGGATGATCGGCCCGGCTGACCGACTTAAGATTCCAGGGGATCCCGCTGCTCTCCGGGTCTGATAGGCCGGCCTTGTCCAGGACATCTTGAATAATGAGTTCTTCCGGAAGGTCTGAAGGAAGAATGCTTTGAAGCAGCATTCTCATGTTGTCCCGGTTATGACTTATACCCAGTCCGTCAAAGATCCAGGTAATGAGGTTTTTTTCCAGGCTTTGCTGCCCGAGAGATGAGGATCATAGTATTTCAGAAAGTCTTCAGACTTCAGATTAAAATATTCCCGGTGCGCTTTACGGATCTGCGCATTAAAGGCATCTTCGGATATATAATGAAGATGACTCAGGCATCTGAGATTATTTCGATATGACAGTTCTTTTCTGAAAGTTCTCTGACGCGCCCGGAGATAGGGACCCAGTGAAAGGGTGAGAAGGGTGAACCCGGCTTCATTTTTCACCAATACCGGTGTCGGATCTGCGACGACGTGGAGGATCACCCTGTTAAAGTTCGGGTCTTTGTGATGCTTATGCTCATACCAATGATTAGCACTGAGGTGTATTTCCACATCCCCGAATAAATCAATCCCATCGGCCAGAATATGGGCATTCCTGAAATCAGGCCCCGTAGTACAATTATGGGTCCCCGGATCGAGGATCCTGATCTGCCGGCCATCAGTTGATCGAAGTCTTAGTA from Balneola sp. MJW-20 includes these protein-coding regions:
- a CDS encoding DUF2851 family protein, which translates into the protein MRPEFSPSGSEFHLHRIWKELNFSLLRLRSTDGRQIRILDPGTHNCTTGPDFRNAHILADGIDLFGDVEIHLSANHWYEHKHHKDPNFNRVILHVVADPTPVLVKNEAGFTLLTLSLGPYLRARQRTFRKELSYRNNLRCLSHLHYISEDAFNAQIRKAHREYFNLKSEDFLKYYDPHLSGSKAWKKTSLPGSLTDWV